Part of the Xiphophorus couchianus chromosome 2, X_couchianus-1.0, whole genome shotgun sequence genome, ATTGGCACTGTTAGCTTTAGCAAAGCAGCAGTTTCAGAGTGTATTCCCTCAAAACGATAGACTCTCGCTCTAACGCTGAGGTTTCAAGAAGACGTTCACATTATTAAAATCCATTGTGTTTCAAAGTAGACAAAGTCTGACAGCTTAAAAAGACAATGCAGACCAACTTTGCTGAACTCTGCTCAGATGACCTGTAATCTGGTCTAgttatttctctctctgttgtTCCTCACATTTCAGTGGGCTACAtgcattttgtagaaaaaatgaTTCTTGTTTAAAATAGTTTCTAACATCTTAGTGCTTCCTCTCCTTAAACCTTGTTGGTTTTAACAACCTCACTGAGACTGAAAATATGCCAGTTTGTGAACTCTTCACTCAGTAACAAAATCCATACCAAAGGGAGTTTTCAACATGACCATATGGCGCTTATATATGCCATTTACACAGACCTTGAACTGAGTTTCTGACTAGCTAATTACTAGTCATGGTCAAGTATGTCAGAAAAGTATATGATTGTGATATTATTGCTGAAAATGGCTATGATGCTGATTACAATCTATCTTGCACAAGATCCTTACTTCGCTACATGAGCTTTAGTGTCTGAAAATATACATTAGGTGTGGGAATTAAGAGTTGTTTAAGTCCACCCAACTGACCAGATATGCAGATTGAGAGTGcatgacattttctgtttaataactTACCAAATATTCAAGTCGTCCATTGAGATTGTGCGATTGCATTCACTAATATTGAAGTTGGGATTGAAGGTTAAGATAATGCGTTTTTCTAGGGTCAAGAagaatccattttttaaaaatcagtttcttttcatcttttgttgaaataaatcaaatgtctAGCAATATACCAAGCTGTTTTTAATGCTATCTGACATTTATGACTAGCTTGTGAATACACAACAACCCAACATTCCTCAATttcctttttataaatattagaaGGAAAAGTAAAGTGAGAGCAAAGAGGGCGGCAGCTGAACTCTATTTGCAGGGAGATATATCCCTTGTATGTTTCTCTGAGCATGAGCCGTTTACCTCTTCACCCCTTCTCCGTTCTTCCACTCCTCCCCTCCTTTCCCTTCTCTCCACGTCTGCATTATCATAATTGTGTCCAGAACATGAGGGGCCGGGGAAGTgatcatgtcattttatttacaccCTGCTTGGCCCTTTTTACAAACGACATGCCACTGACTGCCAAGCGGACTGGGGCCCGACGACATCTTTTGATCAGGGCTGTCGGGGCCTATCAGCGGAGAATGGCAGGTAATGGATACCCAGTGACAAACCAAATCTCCGGGAGGACGGAGAGTGGGTCGCACCTGCCAGGTCTCCATTAGGCTGGCCTCACGGTAGGGCTGCCTGCTGACTGTGCCCCCGGGGTCCAAATCAGACCAGCGCCAGCCGCATGGCTGCCTTGAGATTGGCTGTTAGCACTGGAAATGAGAGTTATTTCAGCtatgacatttttgtttagacTGGaaatgtgtgtgggggtggaggggagggCATGAAAGATTTAGTCACAtagtgtatttgtgtttgtgtgtgtgcgcctgTTTAAGCTCAACTGTGTAGCTGATCAAACCATCTGAGTCCAtatccagggtttttttttcccctagcATTTGTCTTAGTTTACAATATTGTCCAAACGGCCTCAGACCTGTCCACAGGCCATCCactattttcagattatttgttttttttccaacttgagCGGTTTTGTGAGTGAGGCTGTCAGGAAATGAGGTAGAGGGGGCTCGGGGGTGAGTAGTGGGTGAGTAGTGGCTCAGTTGGCGTTAGACGTGTAGACTTGTCGCCACGGGAAACACAGGAATCTGTGCGTGTTTGTATGAGGTACGCTTATTTGCGGACGCGTGCACACACTTATCGCTCCTCACGAGAGCTCTGGTCATTGACATGCAAAATGACAAGCCGCTTATTTTCAGGTCAACAATCCTTTTTCTCAACTCCTGTATAAAATCTTCACAGTATGATAAAACTATGTGAAAATATTACCACTTCTTTTTAACATGGTATCTATCTAAAATCCTAAAACGTACAAAAAATGGTCAAATtgctattatttaaaaaagtaaatagacAAGTTTTCATACTGTTGCAAGATATTGTGTTCTTACAGTTATAACGATAGTactctaaaaatgtatttttgtgattttgagcAGATGCTAAGTTCAATGTTTATGGtatctaattaaaaacaactttaaaccaTATAAACTCTATAGTGAAAAATCTTACTCTTTTTGAAatcataactttttaaaaccttgtaCCAGACCTACTAGCATCTTGCttgaaatctaaataaatttttttatttttcaaatttcatcCTGTTATTTTAAGAACCTGTATGACTTCAGTCCACTTGAGACAATGGGTTGTGTAGTTAACCTACCAAAATTTAATCGACAAAATTTTGACATCCCTCTCACTTCaactttttttagaaaaatcctTTTTGACTGTGTTCATGCGGGCATCAGTCTGAATTTGTGTGTAATCAGAGAGAAGGCAGATGAAGAGGCATCAGACATATTAACTGACAGATGGAGGTTGATCCAACTCATTTATTACCCCAGAGGAGAATGCCACAGTGAGATTGGGCTTCATTaatttcagatttagttttcatttcaaGCTGTTGTGCCCtgagataaataaaatggtGCATTATGTTTTTGCcaagatatttctttttttgttttcctccaatAGAAGGAGTGTAAAGAGGGGAGGCATAAGTTCCATGTGGCTGGGGTAGTATATAAATACAGGCTCGCCTAGAGGAAAATAACACCTCAACGGTTGATGAGGTGAAATGGGATGACTGTAATTTCTCAGCTCAGCTTTAAAGGCTCCCACACAGATGGCTCATTTATCCCTGGGAGTCCTCGGGCACACATTGCAGGGAAACTTTTTCTCCAGTTATTCTAACATAGCATGTGCTCTCCCTGCAATTTAACTCATCTTATTCCTTCTCCCTTTGTCTCCATTCTCCTTGCAGCTTACTCTCCCGAGGAGCTGGCAGAGCAGATTGTGGAGGAAGCCGAAGCAGGAGAACAGCCGTCGGTACCACAGGATGATGACCTTCCCATGAAAGAGGAATTTGTGGAGCAAAGTGTAGGGACTGCCAAGGAGCAGCCATGTGACCAGGAATCAGCTGAGGCCACAGAGCTCTCAGGACAAGAGATGGACAGTGAGTCACATGCAAGTGAAGCCAGTGATCGCCTCTCAGATTTTGAGAGTCCATCCAGAAAAATAGAATCCAACTTGGTCCCAGCATCTTTGAATCCCGATGCCAAAACGCCTCCCATAGGCATGGACACATTAGAACAAATGAAGGCTATCTACTCAAGTTTCCTGACCAGCCCTTTGTGGTCACCACTGAACTTGAATTCCACACAACTTCAGACACAGTCCGTGGCTTCAACGGAGAAGCCAGCCCGCAGCAACAGcactagcagcagcagtagctgcagcagcagtagcTTTGACTGGCATCAGTCTGCTGTAGCAAAGACCCTACAACAACACCCTCCTCAGAGCCGTCACTCTGCTCCTTCTGAGCCAAGCCTCTTTAGTACAGTCCAACTTCACAGGCAAAATCCAAAGCTGTTTGGCTCTATCTTCACTGGGGCTAGCAAATTTCGCTGTAAGGGCTGTAGTGCAGCTTATGACACTTTGGTGGAGCTGACCGTTCACATGAACGATACAGGCCACTACCGAGACGACAACCAGGACAAAACAGGCAGCGGTTCAAAGCGCTGGTCCAAACCCCGTAAGAGGTCCCTGCTGGAGATGGAAGGAAAAGAGGATGCCCAGAAGGTTTTGAAATGTATGTATTGTGGCCATTCCTTTGAATCACTCCAAGATCTCAGTGTCCATATGATTAAGACCAAACACTACCAGAAAGTGCCTCTGAAGGAGCCAGTGGCCCCAGTGGCAGCCAAAATCATGTCCTCTAAGAAAAGAGGACTTGTGGGTTTGGACCTCACCTCATCACGATCAAGAGAAGGAACCCCCAAAGCCAAAGCAGATCATAGTGAACTCTCACAGAAACCGTCCTCCAGCCCTTATGCTAATTCCAATCATCGATACAGCCACCAGAATGGTGCCAGCTATTCTTGGCAGTTTGAGTCTAATAAACTCCAGATCCTCAAATGCATGGAGTGTGGCAGCTCTTATAATACACTCCAAGAGCTGAGGACTCACATGATGGTAACTGGACATTACCTGAGGGTGTCCAGCTCGGTCGGTAAGAGAATTAAAGCAGTTCCTGAGGCCACCTCCCCTAGTCCTGGGAGAGTCACCACACCTACTGATCAAAAAGTCCAGTCTGTTCCACTTGCACCCTCCACCTTCTCTCCTCCACCTGTTCCAACCAACACAACTCCAGCCACCTCCCCTCCTCTGAAAGAGATCAAgaaagaggaggtggaggaggagtgCACCAAACTAGAGACTGATATAAATGAAAAGCATGTCATGACCACTGTTGGTAAAGAGGAAGACACTGAGGGAGAGGAAAAATATGGCATTTCAAAGTATAATTATCTTACAGAGGATGATCTGAAGGAGAGCCCTAAAGGAGGTATTGATATCCTAAAATCACTGGAAAACACTGTGACTTCAGCGATCAATAAGGCACAGAGCGGGAATCCAAGCTGGGGTGGCTACCCTAGCATACACGCAGCCTACCAGTTCCCCAGTGCCCTTAAGCTTCAGCAGGGCAACATAGAAAAGAATTCACAGATGAAGTTCTTGTTCAATGGAGGGGATGGGGCTTTGTCATCTTATGCTAAAAACCAACCTCTTATTTCCCCCCCACTAAGTCATTCTTCCCCCTTTCCCACTAACAACTTTCAAGCAATGGAAGATTTAGTGAAAAAGGTGACAGAAAAAGTAGCAAAGGTGGAGCAAAGGGTGAAGCAGTTGTCTCCAAAGAGGGAGAACCAGCTGTCCCCTTGTAGCAGTGAGGCTGGAGAATCACACAAGGGAGGAGTGGCTGACTCACCTCGAGAATGGAGAGAAGTTACTCCAGCCAATAGTGACCGGGGGAGCCATAGTGATAGGGCATCCCCAGCAACAGAACCCAAGAGGGACTCAACAGTTAAATCTCCTTTTGCTTCCACACTAAGATGCAGCACCGCCATTATCACTGGTCACACTCCTCCCGAACAGCCCTTTGTCAACCCACTAAGTGCTCTTCAGTCCGTAATGAACATTCATTTGGGGAAAGCAGCCAAACCCTCTTTGCCAAATCAAGATCCCCTTAGCCTGCTTTCCAGGCTCAGCCAGAGCATGACTGAGAAGGCTGCAGTG contains:
- the tshz3a gene encoding teashirt homolog 3, which translates into the protein MPRRKQEAPKRAAAYSPEELAEQIVEEAEAGEQPSVPQDDDLPMKEEFVEQSVGTAKEQPCDQESAEATELSGQEMDSESHASEASDRLSDFESPSRKIESNLVPASLNPDAKTPPIGMDTLEQMKAIYSSFLTSPLWSPLNLNSTQLQTQSVASTEKPARSNSTSSSSSCSSSSFDWHQSAVAKTLQQHPPQSRHSAPSEPSLFSTVQLHRQNPKLFGSIFTGASKFRCKGCSAAYDTLVELTVHMNDTGHYRDDNQDKTGSGSKRWSKPRKRSLLEMEGKEDAQKVLKCMYCGHSFESLQDLSVHMIKTKHYQKVPLKEPVAPVAAKIMSSKKRGLVGLDLTSSRSREGTPKAKADHSELSQKPSSSPYANSNHRYSHQNGASYSWQFESNKLQILKCMECGSSYNTLQELRTHMMVTGHYLRVSSSVGKRIKAVPEATSPSPGRVTTPTDQKVQSVPLAPSTFSPPPVPTNTTPATSPPLKEIKKEEVEEECTKLETDINEKHVMTTVGKEEDTEGEEKYGISKYNYLTEDDLKESPKGGIDILKSLENTVTSAINKAQSGNPSWGGYPSIHAAYQFPSALKLQQGNIEKNSQMKFLFNGGDGALSSYAKNQPLISPPLSHSSPFPTNNFQAMEDLVKKVTEKVAKVEQRVKQLSPKRENQLSPCSSEAGESHKGGVADSPREWREVTPANSDRGSHSDRASPATEPKRDSTVKSPFASTLRCSTAIITGHTPPEQPFVNPLSALQSVMNIHLGKAAKPSLPNQDPLSLLSRLSQSMTEKAAVAASPLQTKKPESVVDNSFCQPSDDQPIDLTKSKNDKGGSIVSGPLTPSSTGSSVSPISLVTPAKLSVVSPYTSSSPLHENALSDISDMLRNLTQSHPVAKPPSRSRAAEKIEVVGTTQDEDDASLHGHKRKGRHSNWNPQHLLLLQAQFASSLRQTSEGKYIINDLNPQERMHISRFTGLSMTTISHWLANVKYQLRRTGRTKFLKNLDSGQPIFFCSDCASQIRTPTAYVGHLEAHLGFRVRDLAKLSPKQTVRDTNTLTEKVAPLDSFLLPQSPDDCSSNGAVFSCQLCVRKFATKHAIKLHLSKSHGKSPEDHLLYVCELEKH